A region of the Leptospira fainei serovar Hurstbridge str. BUT 6 genome:
CTCAAGCTGATTCTAAGAAAGAATTAGAATCAAATATTCATGAGGCATTAAATCTTTATTTGAATGATAATGAAGATTCCAAGTCTATATTTCCTCTACCAAAGAAGAAAGTATCTGGAAGAAACATAGTATTAGCAGCGGTGGATCCTAAAATAGCTTTTTCTCAAATCTTACGAATGACTCGATTAAAGCGAGGTTTAAGTCAGAAACAAGCGGCTTCACTTATTGGTATGAAAAACTTATATAGTTATCAACGTCTTGAATCACCAAAGAGTGCTAATCCCGCGCTTTCTACAATTGCAAGGATCAAGCAAGTATTTCCTGAATTAGCATTAGATCAAGTAGTATAGCTTTTGAATAGAAACCGCCATCCATGGCTTCAAGCTAATCATTTGAGGCTCAACTTCGGATAACTAAA
Encoded here:
- a CDS encoding type II toxin-antitoxin system HicB family antitoxin, whose translation is MHYHFRIHTDKTGYWAECIELKGCMTQADSKKELESNIHEALNLYLNDNEDSKSIFPLPKKKVSGRNIVLAAVDPKIAFSQILRMTRLKRGLSQKQAASLIGMKNLYSYQRLESPKSANPALSTIARIKQVFPELALDQVV